Proteins encoded together in one Nitrospira sp. window:
- a CDS encoding Rrf2 family transcriptional regulator translates to MKMSKRVSYGILVAVDLAIHANDAPIQAKAVSKRQGIPLRFLEQVLHTMKNAGLVESHRGAQGGYLLSRKPVDLSLAAIFESLEGPVFHRSGVSPLPRHRHMGKSDLLLGDVCDQLQQAERKVLESITVEQLAARQRLEDAQRSPMYHI, encoded by the coding sequence ATGAAAATGTCAAAGCGTGTGAGTTATGGAATCCTGGTCGCCGTTGATCTGGCCATTCACGCGAATGATGCGCCGATTCAAGCGAAAGCGGTCTCAAAACGCCAGGGCATTCCGCTCCGTTTTCTGGAACAGGTGCTCCACACTATGAAGAATGCCGGCTTGGTCGAAAGCCATCGCGGAGCACAGGGTGGATATCTGTTGTCACGCAAGCCGGTAGACCTTTCGCTGGCCGCGATATTTGAATCCCTTGAAGGGCCGGTCTTTCATCGGTCTGGCGTCAGCCCGCTCCCTCGACATCGGCATATGGGGAAATCTGATCTCCTGCTCGGTGATGTGTGTGATCAGCTTCAACAGGCGGAACGGAAAGTCCTCGAGAGCATCACGGTCGAACAGTTGGCGGCACGCCAGCGCCTCGAGGATGCGCAACGCAGCCCGATGTATCACATCTGA